From Synchiropus splendidus isolate RoL2022-P1 chromosome 10, RoL_Sspl_1.0, whole genome shotgun sequence, the proteins below share one genomic window:
- the LOC128766378 gene encoding solute carrier family 35 member F5-like isoform X1, whose amino-acid sequence MECVFIMNRMSSQGSAASQRRRMFLGVVILLLVDVIWVVSSELTAYIFKQQEYNKPFFSTFIKTSMFVLYLMGFLLWRPWRQQCTGTGQRQRSSFFADAEAYLAPCNNDNINHCLSEPLYVPVKFQDVPDDPANCLIPDCESTSKKHRVRFSNVMEVRHLPSTQALEAKLSRMSYPAAKDHEAMLRTVAKLTITDVAKISFFFCFVWFLANLSYQEALSDTQVAIVNVLSSTSGLFTLILAAIFPSNSSDRFTLSKLLAVALSMGGVALVSFSRMDSPDEKGVVGTLWSLAGAILYAIYIVMIKRRVDREDKLDIPMFFGFVGLFNLLLLWPGFLVLHYTGFEAFELPSQLVWPYILINGLIGTVLSEFLWLWGCFLTSSLIGTLALSLTIPLSIMADICMHKVRFSWLFFAGAIPVFFSFFITTLLCHYNNWDPVMVGLRRLYAFICRKHRIQSRLPEDSELCESLIPLHTVSSEGNFFS is encoded by the exons ATGGAGTGTGTGTTCATCATGAACCGGATGAGCTCTCAGGGCAGTGCGGCGTCTCAGCGCAGACGCATGTTCCTCGGAGTTGTGATCCTCCTGCTGGTGGACGTCATCTGGGTGGTCTCCTCTGAGCTCACAGCT TACATTTTCAAACAGCAGGAATACAACAAGCCGTTCTTCAGCACCTTCATCAAGACCTCCATGTTCGTCCTCTACTTGATGGGCTTCCTGCTGTGGCGGCCATGGAGGCAGCAGTGCACTGGGACTGGGCAACGCCAACGCTCCTCTTTT TTTGCAGATGCAGAGGCCTATCTAGCTCCCTGCAACAACGACAACATCAACCACTGTTTG AGTGAACCGCTCTACGTTCCTGTCAAGTTCCAGGATGTTCCAGACGATCCCGCCAACTGTTTAATCCCAGACTGTGAATCTA CATCTAAAAAGCACCGCGTGCGCTTCAGTAATGTCATGGAGGTGCGCCACCTGCCTTCCACTCAGGCTCTGGAGGCCAAACTGTCTCGAATGTCCTACCCGGCGGCCAAAGACCATGAGGCCATGCTGCGCACCGTGGCCAAGCTGACCATCACCGACGTGGCCAAAATTagctttttcttctgctttgtg TGGTTCCTGGCTAACCTGTCCTATCAGGAGGCTCTGTCCGACACGCAGGTGGCCATCGTCAATGTCCTGTCATCCACTTCAG GCTTGTTCACGCTGATCTTGGCCGCCATTTTCCCCAGCAACAGCAGCGACCGCTTCACCCTGTCCAAGTTGTTAGCTGTCGCTCTGAG CATGGGGGGTGTCGCTTTAGTAAGTTTCTCCAGAATGGACAGCCCTGATGAGAAAGGCGTCGTAG GAACTCTGTGGTCGCTGGCTGGAGCCATTCTCTACGCCATCTACATCGTCATGATCAAGAGACGAGTGGACCGAGAGGACAAGCTGGACATTCCCATGTTCTTCG GTTTCGTGGGCCTGTTCAACCTGCTGCTCCTGTGGCCCGGCTTTTTGGTGCTTCACTACACCGGGTTCGAGGCGTTCGAGCTGCCCAGTCAGCTGGTGTGGCCATACATTCTCATCAATGGACTCATCGGAACTGTCCTCTCAGAGTTCCTCTGGCTGTG GGGATGTTTCCTGACGTCGTCTCTGATCGGAACTCTGGCTCTGAGCCTCACCATCCCTCTGTCCATCATGGCAGATATATGTATGCACAAG GTCCGGTTCTCATGGCTGTTTTTTGCTGGTGCCATTCccgtcttcttctccttcttcatcacAACGCTTTTATGCCACTATAACAACTGGGACCCTGTGATGGTGGGACTGAGGAGACTGTACGCCTTCATTTGCAGAAAACACCGTATCCAGAG CAGACTTCCAGAAGACAGCGAGCTGTGTGAGAGTCTCATTCCTCTCCACACTGTCTCCAGCGAAGGGAACTTCTTCTCATGA
- the LOC128766378 gene encoding solute carrier family 35 member F5-like isoform X2: MECVFIMNRMSSQGSAASQRRRMFLGVVILLLVDVIWVVSSELTAYIFKQQEYNKPFFSTFIKTSMFVLYLMGFLLWRPWRQQCTGTGQRQRSSFFADAEAYLAPCNNDNINHCLSEPLYVPVKFQDVPDDPANCLIPDCESTSKKHRVRFSNVMEVRHLPSTQALEAKLSRMSYPAAKDHEAMLRTVAKLTITDVAKISFFFCFVWFLANLSYQEALSDTQVAIVNVLSSTSGLFTLILAAIFPSNSSDRFTLSKLLAVALSMGGVALVSFSRMDSPDEKGVVGTLWSLAGAILYAIYIVMIKRRVDREDKLDIPMFFGFVGLFNLLLLWPGFLVLHYTGFEAFELPSQLVWPYILINGLIGTVLSEFLWLWGCFLTSSLIGTLALSLTIPLSIMADICMHKVRFSWLFFAGAIPVFFSFFITTLLCHYNNWDPVMVGLRRLYAFICRKHRIQRLPEDSELCESLIPLHTVSSEGNFFS; this comes from the exons ATGGAGTGTGTGTTCATCATGAACCGGATGAGCTCTCAGGGCAGTGCGGCGTCTCAGCGCAGACGCATGTTCCTCGGAGTTGTGATCCTCCTGCTGGTGGACGTCATCTGGGTGGTCTCCTCTGAGCTCACAGCT TACATTTTCAAACAGCAGGAATACAACAAGCCGTTCTTCAGCACCTTCATCAAGACCTCCATGTTCGTCCTCTACTTGATGGGCTTCCTGCTGTGGCGGCCATGGAGGCAGCAGTGCACTGGGACTGGGCAACGCCAACGCTCCTCTTTT TTTGCAGATGCAGAGGCCTATCTAGCTCCCTGCAACAACGACAACATCAACCACTGTTTG AGTGAACCGCTCTACGTTCCTGTCAAGTTCCAGGATGTTCCAGACGATCCCGCCAACTGTTTAATCCCAGACTGTGAATCTA CATCTAAAAAGCACCGCGTGCGCTTCAGTAATGTCATGGAGGTGCGCCACCTGCCTTCCACTCAGGCTCTGGAGGCCAAACTGTCTCGAATGTCCTACCCGGCGGCCAAAGACCATGAGGCCATGCTGCGCACCGTGGCCAAGCTGACCATCACCGACGTGGCCAAAATTagctttttcttctgctttgtg TGGTTCCTGGCTAACCTGTCCTATCAGGAGGCTCTGTCCGACACGCAGGTGGCCATCGTCAATGTCCTGTCATCCACTTCAG GCTTGTTCACGCTGATCTTGGCCGCCATTTTCCCCAGCAACAGCAGCGACCGCTTCACCCTGTCCAAGTTGTTAGCTGTCGCTCTGAG CATGGGGGGTGTCGCTTTAGTAAGTTTCTCCAGAATGGACAGCCCTGATGAGAAAGGCGTCGTAG GAACTCTGTGGTCGCTGGCTGGAGCCATTCTCTACGCCATCTACATCGTCATGATCAAGAGACGAGTGGACCGAGAGGACAAGCTGGACATTCCCATGTTCTTCG GTTTCGTGGGCCTGTTCAACCTGCTGCTCCTGTGGCCCGGCTTTTTGGTGCTTCACTACACCGGGTTCGAGGCGTTCGAGCTGCCCAGTCAGCTGGTGTGGCCATACATTCTCATCAATGGACTCATCGGAACTGTCCTCTCAGAGTTCCTCTGGCTGTG GGGATGTTTCCTGACGTCGTCTCTGATCGGAACTCTGGCTCTGAGCCTCACCATCCCTCTGTCCATCATGGCAGATATATGTATGCACAAG GTCCGGTTCTCATGGCTGTTTTTTGCTGGTGCCATTCccgtcttcttctccttcttcatcacAACGCTTTTATGCCACTATAACAACTGGGACCCTGTGATGGTGGGACTGAGGAGACTGTACGCCTTCATTTGCAGAAAACACCGTATCCAGAG ACTTCCAGAAGACAGCGAGCTGTGTGAGAGTCTCATTCCTCTCCACACTGTCTCCAGCGAAGGGAACTTCTTCTCATGA
- the LOC128766133 gene encoding alpha-tectorin-like → MLWWLNLLAAAGLLADLGAESLEFTNFGVRNINSCPITYYGEKYDTIYVDFLGSKLSVCFKGRYKPATKNDCIMMSRGTASSGDLTVLTREIPTSSGVHKMFPDLKYPGRCVNVIPLADHAQSPIKQIELGNFGSQAILAIKTFSGYTNNWLMADTLVDGHSVDTHRFPRNDTSVGVIADMSGCRLSGFVYKSNTTLFDARICSTVSCDVDGNASAVSGCGPMENCDGAGSCFLNTVCTISASNVIDFSGQSHSAPDRCGYSLFQSPSLPNLQVWGVFKERWRADVSMLDHIIIHLVQEDVDITLEQGGRVLLGDTELTLSSAATVVHGVELYRNQFGVTAMAATADYDVSIFFDGNTAQINMEGPSGEPEIHGLCAEGNFVAEKVAALSESGCEIQHMEEDNSTIDCAAGTDWCNQLTRGPFTPCHRHVDPTPFVSICKDTLCSHPSVGNLKCQFMEAYSRACQLRGNFTVNNWRADTICVAAPEPFCPDKYCSSHEFCGERHSGDEKICLCRAIFASKYRPTRSFGEPTECERQSGQVNMARCLLEERSINFKTLHLNDQNCRGVLNKKTHMVTFGFNSSNACGTVVKTKGNQIIYKNSIMTRNVTAPGKIIRHNYLEVDFSCFLTQPDVQTWAIKVKENSAFHMLSAGEFDYSLTMTLYTDPQRKKPYQKDEDIGLDEKVWVELKTNGLDEKLISVVTENCWATAEPLSNATLRYDLIIHGCPNPDDWTVKTHGNGDGTSNYFSFDVFRFTGYDSAVFLHCIVELCVKSGNNCIPQCNHGNRERRSVDEPSYDPALITMALIH, encoded by the exons ATGTTATGGTGGCTGAACCTCCTGGCCGCTGCAGGCCTGCTGGCAG ATTTGGGAGCAGAAAGTCTGGAATTCACCAATTTTGGAGTGAGGAACATCAACTCCTGTCCCATCACCTATTACGGAGAGAAATATGACACAATTTAT GTCGACTTCCTGGGCTCCAAGCTGTCGGTCTGCTTCAAGGGCAGATACAAGCCTGCAACCAAGAACGACTGCATCATGATGTCCAGGGGAACGGCCAGCAGCGGAGACCTGACCGTGCTGACCAGGGAGATACCCACCAGCTCTGGCGTCCATAAAATGTTCCCCGACCTGAAATATCCCGGGAGATGTGTGAATGTGATTCCACTGGCCGACCATGCTCAGTCGCCA ATTAAACAAATTGAACTTGGCAACTTCGGGTCTCAAGCTATTCTGGCAATCAAGACCTTTTCTGGCTACACCAACAACTGGCTC ATGGCAGACACTCTGGTTGATGGTCATTCGGTCGACACACACAGATTCCCGAGAAACGACACAAGTGTGGGAGTTATTGCTGACATGAGTGGTTGCCGACTGTCAG GTTTCGTATACAAGTCCAACACAACACTGTTTGACGCCAGAATCTGCTCCACGGTGAGCTGCGATGTGGACGGAAACGCTTCAGCTGTCAGTGGGTGTGGCCCGATGGAGAACTGTGACGGTGCCGGGAG CTGCTTCCTGAACACCGTGTGCACCATCAGCGCCTCGAACGTGATAGACTTCAGCGGCCAGTCCCACTCGGCCCCTGACCGCTGCGGATACTCTCTCTTCCAGTCTCCTTCACTCCCCAACCTGCAGGTGTGGGGGGTTTTTAAGGAGCGTTGGCGCGCAGATGTCAGCATGTTGGACCATATCATCATCCACCTGGTTCAAGAAGATGTGGACATCACTCTGGAGCAAGGAGGAAGGGTTTTG CTGGGTGACACTGAGCTGACCCTCAGCTCAGCTGCAACAGTCGTCCACGGGGTGGAGCTTTACAGGAACCAGTTCGGCGTGACCGCGATGGCCGCtactgccgattatgacgtctCCATTTTCTTTGATGGCAACACTGCGCAGATTAACATGGAAG GGCCAAGTGGGGAACCAGAGATTCACGGATTATGTGCTGAAGGGAACTTTGTGGCGGAGAAAGTTGCTGCCCTCAGCGAGTCTGG ATGCGAgatccaacacatggaagaggacAACAGCACCATCGACTGTGCTGCCGGAACTGACTG GTGCAACCAACTGACTCGCGGCCCCTTCACTCCCTGCCACCGTCACGTTGATCCGACGCCGTTCGTCTCCATCTGCAAGGACACGCTGTGTTCGCACCCATCTGTAGGCAACCTGAAGTGTCAGTTCATGGAGGCCTACAGCCGGGCCTGCCAGCTCCGTGGCAACTTCACCGTCAACAACTGGAGGGCCGACACCATCTGCG TTGCTGCTCCAGAGCCGTTCTGCCCGGACAAATACTGCAGTAGTCATGAGTTCTGTGGTGAGAGACACAGTGGCGATGAGAAGATCTGCCTCTGTCGAGCCATTTTCGCTTCCAAGTACAGACCAACCAGGTCCTTCG GAGAACCGACAGAATGTGAGCGACAGTCTGGTCAGGTGAATATGGCGCGTTGTCTTCTGGAGGAGAGAAGCATCAACTTCAAAACTTTGCACCTCAACGACCAAAACTGCAGAGGAGTTTTGAACAAAAAGACCCACATGGTGACGTTTGGCTTCAATAGCAGCAACGCTTGCGGAACTGTTGTCAAG ACCAAGGGCAATCAAATCATCTACAAGAATTCTATCATGACACGGAACGTCACGGCGCCCGGGAAAATCATCCGCCACAACTACTTAGAGGTGGACTTCTCCTGTTTCCTCACTCAGCCTGACGTCCAGACCTGGGCCATCAAAGTCAAAGAGAA CTCAGCCTTCCACATGCTCTCGGCTGGAGAGTTCGATTATTCTCTGACCATGACTTTGTACACCGACCCTCAAAGAAAGAAACCTTATCAGAAGGATGAGGATATTGGGCTGGATGAGAAGGTCTGGGTGGAGCTGAAAACCAACGGCCTGGATGAGAAACTGATTTCTGTGGTGACTGAGAACTGCTGGGCGACAGCTGAGCCTTTGTCAAACGCGACTCTGAGATACGACCTCATCATCCACGG CTGCCCAAATCCTGATGACTGGACTGTGAAGACGCATGGGAATGGAGACGGAACATCCAACTATTTCTCTTTCGATGTCTTCCGATTCACTGGCTATGACAGCgctgttttcttgcactgtatCGTCGAGCTGTGTGTCAAGAGCGGCAACAACTGCATCCCG cAATGCAACCATGGCAACAGGGAGCGCAGATCTGTCGATGAACCCAGTTATGATCCGGCTTTGATCACCATGGCCTTGATTCATTAG